From a region of the Vicia villosa cultivar HV-30 ecotype Madison, WI unplaced genomic scaffold, Vvil1.0 ctg.001349F_1_1, whole genome shotgun sequence genome:
- the LOC131634776 gene encoding uncharacterized protein LOC131634776, with amino-acid sequence MPDGYSSNLARCADANTGKLHALKVDDVIKLDQNIPVILCKLEQVFPPGFFDSMEHLPVHLAYEDYLGGPVQYRWMYPFERFMGDSKRSVKNKARVEGSICAHYLHRETSHFCSHYFKHLMLTPRIIRNPVNVSERSQFTLSVFGLPGRPSGKKGVHWLTQQEMQSAHVHVLINCVEVKPFLEEFNNTYFHTTGVQSTSGVIHAQFPAWFKERMYSIVAPTPEILHLRNLSQGPIQSANEWHTYFVNGYKFHTHTWTEGKKTINSGVFVKGVTDGGEDDFYGFVKHIYELVLSDTMVEGHLVDSFILDEEHEDIASEDNITSNDENDVDDEHEDLE; translated from the exons ATGCCCGACGGCtattcttcaaatttagcaagGTGTGCTGACGCCAACACTGGAAagttgcatg CTTTAAAAGTAGACGACGTTATTAAGTTGGATCAAAATATTCCAGTCATTCTATgcaagttggaacaagtatttccgcctggtttttttgactccatggaacatttacctgtgcatctCGCCTATGAAGAttatcttggaggacctgttcaatataggtggatgtatccgtttgaaaggttcatgggtgattcaaaacgatcagtgaaaaataaggctagagttgaaggatcgatatgtgcacattacttgcatcgagaaacatcacatttttgcagtcactatTTCAAGCATTTGATGTTAACTCCAAGAATCATTCGAAATCCTGTCAATGTTAGTGAAAGGAGTCAATTCACTTTATCGGTCTTCGGGCTTCCAGGCCGTCCATCTGGAAAAAAgggtgtgcattggttgacccaacaagaaatgcaatctgcccatgttcatgtcttgatcaactgcgttgaagttaaaccatttcttga GGAATTCAACAACACCTATTTTCATACTAccggtgtacaatcaacatcTGGTGTCATCCATGCTCAATTCCCAGCatggtttaaggagagaatgtatagcattgttgcaccgactcccgaaatactccatttgagaaacttgtctcaaggccctattcaaagcgcaaatgaatggcacacatacttcgtgaatggatataaatttcacactcatacatggactgaagggaaaaagaccataaacagtggtgtttttgtgaaaggagttacagatggtggtgaagatgacttctaTGGTTTTGTCAAACATATCTATGAGTTGGT tttgtctgatacaatggTTGAGGGGCATCTAGTTGATTCGTTTATATTAGATGAAGAGCATGAAGATATTGCATCTGAGGACAATATCACATCAAATGATGAGAATGATGTGGATGACGAGCACGAAGATTTAGAATAA
- the LOC131634777 gene encoding uncharacterized protein LOC131634777: MVTCYNFGEPGHISTRCQKPKQAQSEEKVFSWSGTQTSSKDRLGLVVSFMNREMVIDTPAKRSKTTSLFHAPNNEEGAGFLSARQMKELLLDLDQVFVLFAYLSTESLAVIDKFLVVHDFSDVFPDDVSDVPPEMSASELAELKKKLEEFLEKKLLRPSVSPRGAPALLVNKKDGSMRWCVDYRQLNKVTIKNKYLLQRIDDLMDQFAGARVFTKIDLRSGYHHIRVKDEDI, from the exons atggtgacttgctacaactttGGTGAACCTGGACACATCAGTACACGGTGTCAGAAGCCGAAGCAAGCTCAATCCGAAGAGAAAGTGTTTTCTTGGTCAGGGACTCAAACTTCCAGTAAAGACAG GTTGGGCCTTGTTGTGTCCTTCATGAATAGAGAAATGGTTATCGATACTCCAGCTAAGAGATCGAAGACTACTTCTTTG TTTCATGCTCCTAATAATGAAGAGGGAGCTGGTTTCTTATCCGCTAGACAGATGAAAGAGCTTTTGTTGGACCTGGATCAggtgtttgtgttgtttgcaTATTTATCTACTGAAAGTCTAGCTGTAATTGATAAATTTCTGGTAGTGCATGATTTTTCAGATGTGTTTCCAGATGATGTTTCAGATGTGCCGCCAGA gatgtcagCATCAGAATTAGcagagttgaaaaagaaattaGAGGAGTTTTTAGAAAAGAAATTATTAAGACCAAGTGTGTCACCTAGGGGAGCTCCGGCGTTGTTGGTAAATAAGAAAGATGGTAGTATGAGGTGGTGTGTGGATTATCGACAACTGAATAAAGTAACAATCAAGAATAAGTATCTACTTCAAAGAatagatgatttgatggaccaattCGCAGGTGCGCGTGTTTTCACCAAGATTGACTTAAGGTCAGGTTACCATCATATTCGGGTGAAAGATGAGGATATTTAG
- the LOC131634771 gene encoding uncharacterized protein LOC131634771 — translation MPENNTAPSGTVPVSVSTTAPSSTSAEDVLFASTNAANNLFGQGTNSAFEWRPNNPYGMPYPHGTGVRGAGHIYPPTNNATFSPNVSSVGRSAHNTGFSTQMPHFTTNNQAAFRQEMDASNHDMVGVLARELTSVLSPLMTNVTTTNRENMETFQKISSQMNRMAEFMGVTPPKRKDKQPSNQEERPILERVQDIVPSSRTATRDVGPSRRTEVFEGTPIINLEAPNQRTVPVRQETEKERPRLRILGRDDHPDEIVQRVRRENLATENNLTAMIERVMANNGLSTGLRRPNYTSPISDYIMQTELPRGTKVPKFTKFSGETNESIVEHIARYLTEAGDLAGNEDLRIKYFPSSLTKNAFIWFTTLPPNPIDAWAYLERLFHEQFYMGQTKISLKELASVKRKFTETIDDYLNRFRLLKSRCFTIVPEHELVEMAAGGLDYSIRKKLDTQYLRDMAQLADRVRQVERLKAEKARANKSYKKERVAYVEAKDAENESFDDSYSPEEVEIDLAELKEAPPYACKLLNPANGKNPVENDKNDRIPKKTYTFDIT, via the coding sequence atgcctgaaaataatacagcaccctcagggactgttccagtttcagtgtcgacaaccgcaccctcatccacaagcgcagaggacgtattgtttgcctcgacaaatgctgcaaacaatttatttggtcaaggcacgaactccgctttcgaatggagaccaaataatccatacggaatgccatacccacatggaacaggcgtacgaggggcaggacatatatatcccccaactaacaatgcgacattttcaccaaatgttagttcagtgggtcgaagtgcacataacactggtttctctacccaaatgcctcactttaccacaaataaccaagcagcatttcgacaagaaatggatgcaagcaaccatgatatggtaggggttttggccagagaattgacttcagttttaagcccactaatgacaaatgttactactacgaatagagaaaacatggagactttccaaaagatatcatctcagatgaatcgaatggcagaattcatgggagtaacgccacctaaaaggaaagacaaacagccttcgaatcaagaagagaggcccattttagaacgtgtacaagacatagttccatcatctaggacggctactagggatgtaggcccctcacgaagaacagaggtgttcgaaggaactccaataattaacttagaagctccaaatcaaagaactgtccccgtccgacaagaaacggagaaggagcgacccagattgaggattttgggtagggacgatcatccagatgagattgtccaaagagttagaagagaaaatctggctacagaaaataatttaactgccatgatagaaagggttatggccaacaatggccttagtactggactcagacgtccaaattatacatcccctatatcagattatatcatgcaaacagaattgcctaggggaactaaggttcctaaattcacaaaattttctggcgaaactaatgagtcaattgtggaacatattgctagatatttaacagaagcaggagacttagcgggaaacgaggatctaaggattaaatatttccctagttcgctgacaaaaaatgcgtttatttggttcactactttgccaccaaatccgatagacgcatgggcatacttagaaaggttgttccacgagcaattctacatgggccaaactaagataagcttgaaagaattggccagtgttaaaagaaaattcacagaaacaattgatgattatttaaataggttccgtctgttaaaatcaaggtgttttacaatagtcccagagcatgaacttgttgaaatggctgcaggtggtctagattattcaataagaaagaaactagatacccaataccttagggacatggcccaattagcagatagggttcgacaagtcgaacgtctgaaggcagaaaaagctagggcaaataaaagttataagaaagaaagagtggcatacgtcgaagccaaggatgctgagaatgagtctttcgatgactcgtatagccctgaagaagtcgaaatagacttagctgaattgaaagaagcgccaccttatgcttgtaaattgctaaatcctgccaatgggaaaaatccagtagaaaacgataagaatgataggatccctaagaaaacttatacattcgacattaccaa